A region of Chloracidobacterium sp. DNA encodes the following proteins:
- the alaS gene encoding alanine--tRNA ligase, with amino-acid sequence MMSSYEKLTETQQFACRVIADHARSTAFAIADGILPGNEGRTYVLRKIMRRAIYHGREHLGLKDAFFYKVCDTVVDQMNGAFPELETQRDFIGKMVRIEEERFGNTVTVGLSKLNDLGISPNTTKNDDLFLSIGKLYDTFGTPRDLIRVFLEEKGLELDEDSFNERFENALQELQKQGDVGQTTRKSQPSPIYSEILEKITANKFLGYDTTHLTDAKVVAILDGEKQLDELKTGAQGSVILDQTPFYAEAGGQVGDVGILVGTAYGSGRLNMDSSQPDLKPPATAGGSDLRATVNDTYSPVSGLIIHKVTVDKGSIKVGDTVTATVDAEKRDATRRNHTATHLVHAALREVLGTHVKQGGSVVAPNVLRFDFTHYQPMTAAEIAEVEDLVNREILKNEPVNTNIMAIEEAMAGGAMALFGEKYGADVRVLSVGDGVFSKELCGGTHVRATGDIGSFKITADEAIASGVRRIRAITGFDAFDRFREDEKLIDASLGALNTQRDNLPNAIARLQEELKRTRKEMDDLKLKIATGSIGDSSSNGDEARDINGIKVMAKIVDGLDANGSRQLSDTLLTRLKSGVVVLGRTDEGKVSIIVRVSDDLTDRVKAGNVIKEIAPIVGGRGGGKPDMAEGGGSEPDKLSEAIDASYGVIENMLA; translated from the coding sequence ATGATGAGTTCTTACGAAAAATTGACCGAAACCCAGCAGTTTGCCTGCCGCGTGATCGCCGACCATGCGCGTTCGACGGCGTTTGCTATCGCCGACGGCATTTTGCCCGGCAACGAAGGCCGCACCTACGTCCTTCGCAAGATAATGCGCCGCGCCATCTACCACGGTCGCGAACACCTCGGCCTAAAAGACGCTTTCTTTTACAAGGTTTGTGACACGGTCGTCGATCAAATGAACGGGGCGTTTCCCGAACTCGAAACGCAGCGCGATTTCATCGGCAAAATGGTGCGGATCGAAGAAGAGCGTTTTGGAAATACTGTGACTGTTGGGCTTTCAAAGCTCAATGACTTAGGCATCAGTCCGAACACGACAAAGAACGACGATCTCTTTCTATCGATCGGCAAACTTTACGATACTTTCGGAACGCCGCGTGACCTGATCCGCGTCTTTCTTGAAGAAAAAGGCCTCGAACTTGACGAGGATAGTTTTAACGAACGCTTTGAGAATGCGTTGCAAGAACTTCAAAAACAAGGCGATGTCGGACAAACAACCCGCAAATCACAGCCGTCGCCCATTTATTCTGAAATTCTTGAAAAAATAACTGCTAATAAGTTTCTCGGATACGACACGACACATCTGACCGACGCAAAGGTCGTTGCGATCCTTGACGGCGAAAAGCAGCTCGACGAATTGAAAACAGGAGCGCAGGGTAGTGTCATTCTCGATCAGACACCGTTTTACGCCGAAGCGGGCGGGCAAGTCGGCGACGTTGGCATTCTTGTCGGAACCGCCTACGGTAGTGGGCGGTTGAACATGGATAGTTCGCAACCTGATCTTAAACCACCCGCTACCGCAGGTGGTTCTGACTTGCGGGCGACGGTCAATGACACATATTCGCCTGTGAGCGGGCTTATCATTCACAAAGTTACTGTCGATAAAGGCTCAATTAAGGTCGGCGATACCGTAACCGCAACAGTTGACGCGGAAAAACGCGACGCAACGCGGCGAAATCATACGGCGACGCATCTGGTTCACGCGGCGTTAAGAGAAGTATTAGGAACGCATGTAAAACAGGGCGGTTCGGTAGTCGCGCCAAACGTATTGCGATTCGATTTTACACACTACCAGCCAATGACCGCTGCCGAGATCGCTGAGGTCGAAGATCTGGTCAATCGCGAGATATTAAAGAACGAGCCTGTAAATACAAACATCATGGCCATCGAAGAGGCGATGGCTGGCGGTGCGATGGCGCTTTTCGGTGAGAAATACGGAGCTGACGTTCGTGTGTTGAGTGTCGGCGACGGCGTGTTTTCAAAAGAGCTTTGCGGCGGCACGCATGTGCGTGCGACAGGTGACATCGGCAGTTTTAAGATCACGGCGGACGAAGCAATTGCATCTGGAGTAAGGCGTATTCGTGCGATAACGGGCTTTGATGCGTTCGACCGGTTTCGCGAGGACGAGAAATTGATCGACGCTTCGCTAGGCGCGCTGAATACACAGCGTGACAATCTGCCCAACGCTATTGCACGTTTGCAGGAAGAACTAAAACGCACGCGTAAGGAAATGGACGATCTTAAATTAAAGATCGCGACCGGATCAATTGGCGATTCTTCATCAAACGGTGACGAAGCAAGAGATATAAACGGCATCAAGGTTATGGCTAAGATCGTTGACGGCCTCGACGCTAACGGTTCGCGCCAGCTTTCCGATACACTGCTCACTCGACTAAAGAGCGGTGTTGTTGTGCTTGGCCGCACCGACGAAGGCAAGGTGAGCATCATCGTCCGCGTTTCCGACGACCTGACTGACCGCGTAAAAGCCGGAAATGTGATCAAAGAGATCGCCCCAATAGTCGGCGGACGCGGCGGCGGTAAACCCGACATGGCCGAAGGCGGCGGCTCCGAACCAGATAAATTGTCCGAAGCTATCGATGCCAGTTACGGCGTGATTGAGAACATGTTGGCATAA
- a CDS encoding DinB family protein, which produces MIKDLLLAEFNVCYDENSWFVAVRNAINGLGVEQASWKPDDSVNCIWETLSHLTYYNNAYLQRFKGVDYQYDVSDNNETFSTGEYTEEHWQADVMRFDEVMNQFREAIAVADENKFSEQVSSENTRSWARLISDINTHNAYHAGQIVLLRKLQSCWDSSKGVS; this is translated from the coding sequence ATGATCAAAGATTTACTGCTTGCAGAATTCAATGTATGTTACGACGAAAATAGCTGGTTCGTTGCAGTTCGCAATGCTATAAACGGGCTTGGCGTTGAGCAGGCATCTTGGAAGCCGGACGACTCGGTCAACTGCATTTGGGAAACGCTATCACATCTTACGTACTACAATAATGCCTATTTACAGCGATTCAAGGGCGTCGATTACCAATATGACGTTAGCGACAACAATGAGACCTTCAGCACCGGCGAGTACACCGAGGAACATTGGCAGGCTGATGTTATGCGCTTTGACGAAGTAATGAACCAATTTCGCGAAGCGATTGCTGTAGCCGATGAGAACAAATTTAGTGAACAGGTTTCATCCGAAAATACACGTTCATGGGCGCGGCTCATTTCAGACATCAATACCCACAACGCCTACCACGCCGGCCAGATCGTTCTGCTCAGAAAACTTCAAAGCTGTTGGGACTCATCAAAAGGCGTTTCTTAA
- a CDS encoding amidohydrolase family protein: MRSFLSALMGIVFCSSAFAQITAIKAGRIVDTESGTSKTNQILLVENGKIKSIGENITIPAGATIIDLSTSTVLPGLFDMHTHLCMDVQPGRDANRYYYTTLNDPDSFRSIQGVVNARTMLEAGFTTARDIGNEGNYACVSVRAAIERGMIPGPTFYTAGRIIAPYGGQFQLQPDKQKLAEPEYFFADTRDEMVKAIRENIHYGATVIKIVVDDQQYIYSVEDIKFMVDEAARAGVKLAAHCWTLPGARNAALAGVASIEHGFDMTDEVLEIAKRNGVVLVGTDYLALRDSDKNHKQWVDRLRRAHKIGVTMAYGTDVIDQRPGMTRGTEAIAGIDPWVEAGVPPKAILQAMTINAARLLGVEKQRGALREGLAADIIAVPENPLENINTLKKVSFVMKNGKVVKRSEL; this comes from the coding sequence ATGAGATCGTTTTTGTCAGCCTTGATGGGCATCGTGTTTTGTTCGTCAGCTTTTGCTCAAATTACGGCGATCAAAGCCGGCCGCATTGTCGATACCGAATCCGGAACATCGAAAACCAACCAGATTTTGCTCGTTGAAAACGGCAAGATAAAGTCCATCGGCGAAAACATCACAATTCCGGCCGGAGCGACTATTATCGACCTGTCAACATCGACCGTGCTGCCGGGATTGTTCGACATGCACACGCATCTTTGCATGGATGTGCAGCCGGGCCGGGACGCGAACCGCTATTATTACACGACGCTCAACGATCCTGATTCCTTTAGATCGATACAGGGAGTTGTAAATGCCCGCACGATGCTTGAGGCCGGATTTACGACTGCCCGTGATATTGGCAACGAAGGCAATTATGCTTGCGTCAGCGTGCGCGCGGCCATCGAGCGCGGGATGATCCCGGGACCGACGTTTTACACCGCGGGCAGAATAATCGCGCCGTATGGCGGCCAATTTCAACTACAGCCGGACAAGCAGAAGTTGGCTGAACCCGAATATTTCTTTGCCGACACACGCGACGAAATGGTCAAGGCGATCCGCGAGAATATTCACTACGGAGCCACGGTGATAAAGATCGTGGTGGACGATCAGCAATACATATATTCGGTCGAAGACATAAAATTTATGGTCGATGAAGCCGCTCGTGCCGGGGTGAAGCTTGCTGCCCATTGCTGGACGCTCCCGGGAGCACGCAATGCGGCGTTGGCCGGCGTCGCATCTATCGAGCACGGATTTGACATGACAGACGAAGTTCTGGAAATTGCAAAACGCAACGGCGTTGTGCTTGTTGGCACCGACTATCTTGCCCTGCGGGATAGCGACAAAAACCACAAACAATGGGTTGACCGACTGCGTCGGGCACACAAGATCGGCGTCACTATGGCCTATGGAACCGATGTGATCGACCAACGTCCCGGCATGACCCGCGGCACCGAAGCGATCGCCGGAATCGATCCATGGGTCGAAGCTGGCGTTCCGCCAAAAGCAATTCTTCAGGCAATGACAATAAACGCGGCAAGGCTTCTTGGCGTCGAAAAGCAACGCGGCGCTCTTCGCGAAGGCCTCGCGGCGGATATTATCGCTGTTCCTGAGAATCCGTTAGAGAATATCAATACGCTTAAGAAGGTTTCGTTTGTGATGAAAAACGGTAAAGTGGTCAAACGGTCGGAACTGTAG
- the tkt gene encoding transketolase, protein MKTVKKTDIDQLCINTIRTLSLDAIQKANSGHPGLPLGMAPAAYVLWTKFLKHNPKNPKWFGRDRFILSGGHGSMLIYSLLHLTGYDLSLDDLKQFRQLHSKTPGHPENILTPGVEVTTGPLGQGFANGVGMGIAEAHLAARFNKRGLSVVDNYIYCICSDGDLMEGVSYEAASLAGHLKLGNLIYLYDDNQITIDGSTDLAFTEDRTKRFVAAGWHVVDVKDGNDLKAIEAAIKEAQKVKDKPSLIRVHTIIGFGMPKQGTSKAHSDAPGAEAVKETKRNLGWPENKSFYIPKEALTRFREAVKTGAKREKDWDALVKKYEKANPALGEAFKQIRSGMPVAGWENSLPKFDGVAAAATRAYSGEVINAIAAAVPQLIGGSADLKPSNNTYINSSADIQAGRYENRNVHYGIREHAMASAMNGMALYGGVIPFGGTFQTFSDYCRPAIRLAALSHIQTIFVFTHDSIGLGEDGPTHQSVEHLAALRAIPNLDVIRPCDAHETREAWRAAIKSTKRPTVLSFSRQKVALIDRKKFADAKGLHEGAYVLAEAETKTGKAATPKLILIATGSEVGLAMDARAQLNAEGTPTRVVSMPCWEFFDAQPQKYREEVLPPKTTARLAIEAGVSQGWHKYVGDKGDTLCVDRFGASAPAEEVFRDYGFTVENVVKKAKALA, encoded by the coding sequence ATGAAGACCGTAAAAAAAACCGACATTGACCAGCTTTGCATCAATACGATCCGCACACTCTCGCTTGACGCGATACAAAAGGCAAATTCCGGACATCCGGGATTGCCTTTGGGCATGGCGCCGGCGGCTTATGTATTGTGGACCAAGTTCCTAAAGCACAATCCGAAAAATCCAAAATGGTTTGGCCGCGACCGGTTCATTTTGTCTGGTGGCCACGGTTCGATGCTGATCTATTCGCTGCTGCATCTGACGGGTTACGATCTTTCGCTTGATGATCTGAAACAGTTTCGTCAGTTGCATTCAAAAACGCCGGGACATCCTGAGAATATTCTCACGCCGGGCGTTGAGGTGACGACTGGTCCACTTGGACAAGGGTTTGCGAACGGCGTTGGCATGGGCATCGCGGAGGCTCATCTTGCCGCTAGATTTAATAAACGCGGCCTGTCCGTAGTCGATAACTACATTTACTGCATCTGCTCGGACGGCGATCTGATGGAAGGCGTCAGTTACGAAGCGGCCAGTCTCGCCGGTCACCTCAAACTCGGCAATCTGATCTATCTCTATGACGATAACCAGATCACGATCGACGGTTCGACCGATCTAGCGTTTACCGAGGACAGGACAAAGCGCTTTGTTGCTGCTGGTTGGCATGTTGTGGACGTCAAAGACGGCAACGATCTAAAGGCTATAGAAGCCGCGATAAAAGAAGCTCAAAAAGTAAAAGACAAACCGTCGCTGATCCGCGTTCACACTATCATCGGCTTTGGAATGCCGAAACAGGGCACGAGCAAGGCTCACTCTGACGCTCCCGGAGCAGAGGCAGTAAAAGAAACCAAACGCAACCTCGGCTGGCCGGAAAACAAGTCCTTTTACATACCGAAAGAGGCTCTCACTCGTTTTCGCGAAGCTGTGAAAACAGGAGCAAAGCGCGAAAAAGACTGGGACGCGTTGGTAAAAAAATACGAAAAGGCAAATCCTGCGTTAGGCGAAGCGTTCAAACAGATCCGCTCTGGAATGCCTGTCGCAGGTTGGGAAAACAGTTTGCCAAAATTTGACGGTGTTGCGGCCGCAGCGACCCGCGCCTACAGCGGCGAAGTCATTAATGCCATAGCCGCCGCCGTGCCGCAGCTTATCGGCGGTTCGGCCGACCTTAAACCGTCGAACAACACATACATCAATTCGTCCGCCGATATACAGGCGGGCCGCTACGAGAATCGCAACGTCCACTACGGCATCCGCGAACACGCAATGGCCTCGGCGATGAACGGCATGGCTCTTTACGGCGGCGTGATACCGTTTGGCGGGACGTTTCAGACATTTTCGGATTATTGTCGTCCGGCGATAAGGCTTGCGGCGCTGTCGCACATACAGACGATATTTGTTTTCACGCACGACTCGATTGGCCTCGGCGAAGACGGCCCGACGCATCAGTCTGTCGAGCATCTTGCGGCACTAAGAGCGATACCCAATCTCGACGTCATCCGCCCGTGTGACGCACACGAAACCCGAGAAGCCTGGCGAGCCGCGATAAAAAGCACGAAAAGACCGACAGTTCTTTCATTCTCGCGTCAAAAGGTAGCACTCATCGACCGCAAAAAATTCGCGGACGCAAAAGGCCTGCACGAAGGCGCGTATGTTTTGGCTGAGGCAGAGACCAAAACAGGCAAGGCAGCAACGCCGAAGCTCATTCTCATAGCAACCGGCTCCGAGGTCGGCCTCGCCATGGATGCACGGGCACAATTAAACGCCGAAGGAACACCGACTCGCGTCGTGTCTATGCCATGTTGGGAATTTTTCGATGCTCAACCGCAAAAATACCGCGAAGAAGTCCTGCCGCCAAAAACAACCGCCCGTTTAGCCATTGAAGCCGGTGTCTCACAAGGCTGGCACAAATACGTCGGCGACAAAGGCGATACACTATGCGTTGACCGCTTCGGCGCGTCGGCCCCGGCGGAAGAGGTGTTTCGTGACTATGGTTTTACGGTCGAGAATGTGGTTAAAAAGGCTAAGGCCCTAGCGTAA
- a CDS encoding gluconokinase produces MELPLILALDIGSSSVRVSLFDSNAQPLPKMSVKIEHSFTATKDGGSEMDAEKALSQITKAVDAILKKSEKVKGEIGYVASCAFLHSLVGVDAKGKPTTKVFGWADTRSRKYSAVLKKRFDEKTLHNRTGAHFHSSFWPAKLIWLRREFPDTFAKTAKWLSFSDFVALRLFGEAATSISMASATGIFDIRRCIWDSELLKYLKLKTSSLPSITDTDSTTCTLNKTFAKRWPRLKQAEWFPAIGDGMADNIGAGCVTKNKAALMIGTSAAMRVAYKGDPPKNIPDGLWCYRIDRNRVIIGGALSDGGNLYAWLKKNLKLPKNAEADMRKRGAAFHGLGFMPFFFGERSTGYNENAGGAVLGLNSSHDSIDIMQAAMESVAYRFAEIFDQLNSVVKIKQIVASGGASRESPVWTQIIADVFGRDLLMNNASESSSRGAVLLVLESIGKIGSIENLSTPEAAKTEYHPKCHKIYKLERKKHGAVYDSLLKRKP; encoded by the coding sequence GTGGAACTTCCTTTGATACTCGCTCTCGACATCGGCTCGTCGAGCGTCCGTGTGTCGCTATTTGACAGCAACGCTCAGCCGCTGCCAAAAATGTCCGTTAAAATCGAACACTCTTTTACCGCAACAAAAGATGGCGGTTCTGAAATGGACGCTGAAAAAGCGTTGTCTCAGATCACAAAGGCCGTTGACGCAATTCTCAAAAAGTCGGAAAAGGTGAAAGGCGAGATCGGATACGTTGCTTCGTGTGCCTTTCTGCACAGTCTCGTCGGCGTGGATGCGAAAGGAAAGCCGACTACAAAGGTATTTGGCTGGGCAGACACTCGTAGCCGTAAATACAGCGCAGTTTTGAAAAAGCGCTTTGACGAAAAGACGCTCCACAACCGCACAGGCGCGCATTTTCATTCTAGCTTCTGGCCGGCGAAATTAATCTGGCTTCGCAGAGAATTTCCAGACACATTCGCAAAAACTGCGAAATGGCTTTCGTTTAGCGACTTTGTTGCATTGAGACTGTTTGGTGAAGCCGCAACAAGCATTTCGATGGCGTCGGCGACCGGCATTTTTGATATTAGAAGATGTATTTGGGACTCCGAGCTTTTGAAATACCTCAAGCTCAAAACGTCTTCGTTACCGAGTATCACAGACACCGATTCCACGACATGCACCCTTAACAAAACTTTTGCAAAACGATGGCCTCGACTCAAACAAGCAGAATGGTTCCCCGCGATCGGCGACGGCATGGCCGACAACATCGGAGCTGGATGTGTTACTAAAAACAAAGCTGCGTTAATGATCGGCACTTCGGCTGCAATGCGTGTCGCATACAAAGGCGACCCGCCAAAAAACATTCCCGACGGCCTATGGTGCTATCGCATCGATCGCAATCGCGTCATTATCGGCGGAGCTTTGTCCGATGGCGGTAATTTGTACGCTTGGCTGAAAAAAAATCTAAAACTGCCAAAAAACGCTGAGGCCGATATGCGTAAGCGCGGTGCCGCATTTCACGGCCTCGGCTTCATGCCATTTTTCTTTGGCGAACGAAGCACGGGCTACAATGAAAATGCTGGCGGAGCCGTCCTTGGACTTAATTCTTCCCACGATTCCATAGATATTATGCAAGCCGCGATGGAATCGGTCGCGTATCGTTTCGCTGAAATATTCGACCAACTAAACTCAGTGGTTAAGATAAAACAGATCGTCGCGTCCGGCGGCGCGTCGCGCGAATCGCCTGTTTGGACGCAGATAATTGCTGACGTTTTCGGACGTGATTTGTTAATGAATAATGCCTCGGAATCATCTTCCCGCGGTGCTGTTTTGCTTGTGCTCGAAAGTATTGGCAAAATAGGAAGCATCGAAAATTTATCGACACCCGAAGCAGCAAAAACCGAATATCATCCCAAGTGTCACAAGATCTATAAATTAGAGCGAAAGAAGCACGGAGCAGTTTACGATTCGCTTTTGAAAAGAAAACCATGA
- a CDS encoding DUF962 domain-containing protein, translating into MMGGRTWDEWIDEYSESHQHPINKLTHAFGIPMIALSIMLIPTFFFEPGMWLTALILFVLGWLLQFIGHYFEGKPPEFMKDYRFLFVGLRWWFKKVLD; encoded by the coding sequence ATGATGGGCGGACGAACTTGGGACGAATGGATAGATGAATATTCCGAAAGTCATCAGCATCCGATCAACAAACTGACTCATGCTTTCGGCATACCGATGATCGCTCTATCGATCATGTTGATACCAACATTTTTCTTTGAACCGGGAATGTGGCTTACGGCACTCATTTTGTTTGTATTAGGCTGGTTGCTGCAATTCATCGGACACTATTTCGAAGGCAAGCCGCCCGAGTTTATGAAAGACTATCGTTTTCTGTTTGTCGGCCTGCGATGGTGGTTTAAGAAGGTGCTAGATTAG
- a CDS encoding dihydrofolate reductase, with translation MIIGIVAISKNHAIGKDGKLPWHYSADLKFFKETTTGNAIVMGSNTWRSIGKPLPNRLNVVLSRSNVETPPDVMKLNSVEEVVELSKLLIKDVFIIGGAQVYESFADVIEKWIVTFVPETVEGADTFMPKNFLDEFEIEKTVDLSDDLQVKIMHRK, from the coding sequence ATGATCATTGGCATCGTCGCCATTTCAAAAAATCACGCCATCGGCAAGGACGGCAAATTGCCGTGGCACTACAGCGCCGACTTAAAATTTTTCAAAGAAACAACGACAGGAAACGCCATTGTAATGGGTTCGAATACATGGCGCTCGATCGGTAAACCGCTGCCTAACCGTCTTAATGTCGTGTTGAGCCGCTCCAATGTTGAAACGCCGCCAGATGTGATGAAACTCAACAGCGTTGAAGAGGTTGTCGAACTTTCAAAGCTGCTAATCAAAGATGTCTTTATTATCGGCGGAGCACAGGTCTATGAATCGTTTGCCGACGTGATCGAAAAATGGATCGTGACCTTTGTTCCCGAAACAGTCGAAGGTGCAGACACGTTTATGCCAAAGAATTTTCTCGATGAATTCGAGATCGAGAAAACAGTTGATCTTAGCGATGATCTGCAAGTAAAAATCATGCACCGAAAATAA
- a CDS encoding DUF2071 domain-containing protein: MQKFLTARWQDLIMANYEVEPSLLASRLPAGTQLDLNEGKCFVSLVGFMFLDTRVLGLPIPFHINFEEVNLRFYIKREVDGEIRRAVCFVKEIVPRFAIATVARVVYGEPYECWHMAHSKTESTVAYNWSKNDIDNRLSIEIDKSVGVPAVGSHGEFIIEHYWGYTKRDGNRVDEYKVEHPKWELFSVKNELIDVDFAKTYGKEFGFLSGAVPYSVLLAKGSEVAVFKGKSI, encoded by the coding sequence ATGCAAAAATTTCTAACAGCCCGCTGGCAAGATCTGATAATGGCGAACTACGAGGTTGAGCCGTCGCTGCTTGCATCGCGACTTCCTGCGGGCACTCAGTTAGATCTGAACGAAGGAAAGTGTTTTGTCAGCCTCGTTGGATTTATGTTTTTGGACACGCGAGTGTTGGGCCTGCCTATACCTTTTCATATCAATTTCGAAGAGGTAAATCTTCGCTTTTATATCAAACGCGAAGTCGATGGTGAGATCCGCCGTGCCGTGTGTTTTGTGAAGGAGATCGTTCCGCGTTTTGCTATTGCGACCGTTGCACGTGTTGTTTACGGCGAACCTTACGAATGCTGGCATATGGCGCATTCTAAAACCGAAAGTACGGTCGCGTATAATTGGTCAAAGAATGACATCGACAATCGTCTCAGCATCGAGATCGACAAAAGCGTCGGTGTTCCGGCGGTTGGGTCACATGGCGAATTCATAATCGAACACTATTGGGGCTACACAAAACGTGATGGAAACCGCGTTGACGAATACAAGGTCGAGCATCCAAAATGGGAGCTCTTCTCCGTCAAAAATGAATTGATCGACGTTGATTTTGCCAAAACGTATGGAAAGGAGTTTGGGTTTCTTAGCGGTGCTGTTCCGTATTCCGTTTTGCTCGCAAAAGGGTCAGAGGTTGCCGTGTTTAAAGGCAAGTCGATCTAG
- the selB gene encoding selenocysteine-specific translation elongation factor, protein MDVIIGTAGHIDHGKTALVKALTGVDADRLPEEKRRGITVDLGFAEMTFGDVHCGFVDVPGHERFVKNMLAGANGVDLVMLVIAADEGVMPQTREHFDICRLLGINAGVIVLTKTDLVDEQTLELAKLGTAELVSNSFLENAPVVGVSSRTGTGIDQLKTVIRQIATSLPVRKDQLVLRLPIDRSFSMKGFGAVVTGTLASGEISEGTELELLPNAVKVRVRGLQTHGKAVKTAMAGQRIAVNLGGIDHSKITRGMTLVPLDTLRSTQIIDAEIEVLTTAAKSLRSRQRVRVHIGTTEVLARIQVLNNSGEIAPGSKDFAQLRLETQVLTVPSERFIIRSYSPQATIAGGSVIDAFAEKHRHKENEAVRHYLANMLTAFDDINERVRLLVNAAGASGFNFAEVQARTALRKEILEASVDANLASNNLVEANGRNVSSGEFTKLLSSVETTIEEFHVREPLAKGIAREALREKLFAFLPIEIFHSVVDSLQSTKRISLDKETIRIDSYHQKLSPEEAAFSDKILSTYRSADLEVPKLEEALAESLAGTKLQMPQARKLFQMFLDSGEIVKVTDTFYFAKNAIDKLADQLKQFAATTNDRLIDVPKFKELAGISRKYAIPLLEYFDREHITTRAGDKRHIAEPRTG, encoded by the coding sequence ATGGACGTAATAATCGGCACCGCAGGACATATTGATCACGGCAAGACAGCCCTTGTTAAAGCGTTGACCGGTGTGGATGCAGATCGTTTGCCTGAGGAAAAACGTCGCGGCATTACCGTCGATCTTGGGTTTGCCGAAATGACGTTTGGCGATGTGCATTGCGGCTTTGTTGACGTACCTGGACACGAGCGTTTTGTAAAGAACATGCTCGCCGGTGCGAACGGCGTCGACCTCGTAATGCTCGTCATCGCAGCGGACGAAGGCGTGATGCCTCAGACCCGCGAGCATTTTGATATATGCCGTCTGCTCGGAATAAATGCAGGCGTTATAGTTCTCACAAAAACTGATCTTGTCGATGAGCAAACTCTTGAGTTGGCAAAATTAGGCACGGCCGAGCTTGTTTCAAATTCATTTCTCGAAAATGCGCCTGTGGTCGGGGTAAGTTCACGCACCGGCACCGGAATCGATCAGCTAAAAACCGTCATTCGGCAGATCGCCACGTCGCTGCCCGTTCGAAAAGATCAACTCGTGCTTCGTTTGCCAATTGACCGAAGCTTTTCGATGAAAGGTTTTGGTGCGGTCGTAACCGGCACGCTTGCCTCAGGCGAAATTTCCGAAGGCACCGAATTAGAATTACTTCCGAATGCTGTCAAAGTGCGTGTCCGCGGCCTTCAGACTCACGGCAAAGCAGTAAAAACAGCCATGGCCGGACAACGTATTGCTGTAAATCTTGGCGGAATAGATCATTCGAAAATAACGCGTGGAATGACCCTTGTTCCATTGGACACACTGCGTTCAACGCAGATCATTGACGCGGAGATCGAGGTTCTGACAACCGCTGCAAAATCGTTGCGTTCCCGCCAGCGTGTTCGCGTCCACATCGGAACGACAGAGGTACTCGCTCGAATACAAGTGTTAAATAACTCCGGCGAGATCGCTCCGGGCAGCAAGGACTTTGCTCAATTGCGGCTTGAAACACAGGTTCTTACAGTGCCAAGTGAAAGATTTATTATTCGCAGCTACTCACCGCAAGCGACGATCGCGGGCGGGAGCGTGATCGATGCCTTTGCCGAAAAGCATCGGCATAAAGAAAATGAGGCTGTCCGACATTACCTTGCAAATATGCTGACTGCTTTCGATGACATCAACGAAAGAGTGAGATTGCTTGTCAATGCTGCCGGAGCATCAGGATTCAACTTTGCTGAAGTCCAGGCACGCACGGCATTGAGAAAAGAGATCCTAGAAGCCTCAGTCGATGCCAATCTGGCTTCCAATAATTTAGTCGAGGCAAATGGACGAAATGTTTCCTCAGGCGAATTCACGAAGTTATTAAGTTCGGTCGAAACGACCATTGAAGAATTTCACGTTCGCGAACCGTTGGCAAAAGGAATCGCGCGCGAGGCTCTCCGCGAAAAGCTGTTCGCATTTTTGCCGATTGAGATTTTTCATTCGGTAGTTGACTCATTGCAATCGACAAAACGAATCAGTCTCGACAAGGAAACGATCCGAATCGACTCGTATCATCAAAAACTTTCACCCGAAGAGGCAGCATTTAGCGATAAAATTCTGTCAACATACAGATCGGCGGATTTGGAAGTTCCTAAGCTTGAAGAAGCTCTTGCAGAATCGCTCGCGGGAACTAAATTGCAGATGCCGCAGGCGCGAAAGCTGTTTCAAATGTTTCTCGATTCCGGCGAGATCGTAAAAGTTACCGACACATTCTATTTTGCTAAAAATGCTATAGACAAATTAGCAGACCAACTAAAACAGTTTGCGGCAACGACAAACGATCGTCTTATCGACGTGCCAAAGTTCAAAGAACTCGCAGGCATTTCGCGCAAGTACGCGATCCCACTGCTAGAATATTTTGACCGTGAACATATAACAACCCGCGCAGGAGACAAACGACATATTGCAGAACCCCGCACGGGGTAA